The DNA sequence agttcaaaaactaTAACTAAGtttattagacaaaaaaaaatattttattttttgacaaattaaaTTGTACCATTCAACCTATTAATATTTCATCTTGTTTTCGGTTAGGCTGTTAacttcatcatctttgttagAAGATTTGTCAATTTCACCTAGGGATTTGGTCATTGCTCAATACTCTATATTATATAGATTCCCTCCGTGTTCAATTTTTGTCTTCAGAACCCAAAAAGATTGAGTTTCCGTATTATAGTCCAATCATTTTCCCAAACTCTGTTCGTCGGTTGTACATCTCGTCATTCATAATTTATTCCAACTTCTATCTACCGTACCTCCTCGTGTTCATGTAAGCCcatcaaaatatataacaacTTGCTTTTATGCATTAAGGTTCATGttttcattatataaaaataaaataaaaataaaaacttttctttgtttctcttttctttgtattAGCCTTTTGTTGTAGATGGCATTGGGGAGAAGGAGTGGACTCTTTGCTCTTGAAAAGCATTTTGCTTTCTATGGAGCATACCACAGCAACAAAATTAACATAGCAATCCACGTGTTGTTTGTTTGGCCAATTTTTTTCTCGGCCCTTCTTATTCTCTATTTTGTCCCTCTCCCTCCCTTATTCAACCTTCAAAACTTGGAGTTTTCCATGTGGGAGAACTATGTGATATTGGTTTGGAATGTTGGGTTTTTGGTTGCTTTGCTCTACTCAGTTTTCTATGTTTCTTTGGATCTGAAAGCTGGCTCTTTGGCTGCTTTGCTTTGTGCTCTTTGTTGGATTGGTAGTAGCTTTGTTGCAAGCCAACTTGGGTTGTCTCTAGCTTGGAAGGTAAACAATGTTGTTGGGTTTTGTTGATATGAACATGGTAATATATGATATGTTCTATTATTTTTGTGAATTCATGGGAGAACCATGTCTGTTTTTCATTTATGATTAATCAATTTGTTGGGTTTTATTATTGATCTGAATATGGTGCTGTATGATATGTTCTATTATTTTTGTGAATTCATGGGAGAGCCACATGTTTGTTTTTCATCTATCATTGCACACTTTTTTTCTCTAGTTTGGAAAGTAATTAAACCATGTTGTTgggttttgtttatatgaacAAGGTAGTATATCATATGTTCTTCTAGTATTATTTCTGTGGATTCATTGGAGCCATGCTTGTTTTTCATCTATGATTacacacttttttgtttttctctagTTTGGAAGGTAAACCATGTTGTTAGGTTTTATTGATATGAACTTGGTAGTATatcatatgttttatttttgaattcatGGGAGCCATGCTTGTTTTTCATCCATGATTACacacacttttttgtttttctctagCTTGGAAGGTAAATCAGGTTGTTGGATTTTCTTAATATTGGTAGTATATGATATGTTATGTTTTTATGAATTCCATTCTGCCTATgggagctttttttttttttttttacattatgatTACATGTATTGGATAAGGAAACCTGTTTTTTCtgtatttgtcttttttttatctctgaCATGACCACAAATTGCAAGTAGCTTCTGGAAATGGAAATTAATTTAGACTTCAATGTTTGCGATAGGGATGGAAATGTATATTAGCCTATGTGTGCGTTTTgaccttttttaaatttttaagttattataaagcataaaataaaataaaaattagaaaggaATGGTATGGGAAAGAGCAGGGAGAGAAGAGAGGGCCAAGAGTGGGGTCAGAAAGATAGAGGGAGAGAGTATGAAGAGAGCATGGAGAAAAGGATGGGGATGGAGGAGAAAGAGAGTGGGAGAGAGACAAGAGAAGCCTACCtcctcttaaaattattttatccaatttttcaaaaataaaacttttctcatagttgtttaactatttatttttaagaatatctTCAGTGGTAATTCTTACcgaatttttaaatacaagaaCATGATTTTATCAAAGTTCATAGTTGCAACTTGGAACTAACTGAGGTGTAACAacaattcttatataaaaataattaatttcaatttttttagtgttggtcaagttaattttttttatgtacttGGTCAAGTCAATGTTGTATACTATATAATAAAACGTAtacagaataaaaataataataagactcATCAAAAGTGagttataaaagaaaagaaaaaagaaaaagaggatgGAGCCAGCATTGAAGATACTATAAAGAAGATAAACCAAAAGCAAGTTTTGGGCAACACTACCTAAGAATACAAGGTATTTTGTTTTAACTAAAAATTTCAATGTAATTCAGAGAAACTGGAACTTAGTGAAAGAGGAACATAATGCAAAAGGCCAAATTTAGATACAATAAATTAGGTGGAGTCAGTCATGCGATCCTATTATATTAAAaggcaaattttaaaaaatcactttgaGTAAAGCTTTTGTTTTTAATGACTTCTCCTGATGTTTTATTTTGTCTTCTATTACCTTTATCAGCTACCCTCCCTTTGATTAACTTTTCTCACATCTATTTTCTATTCCCATGAGAAAACTACCTTAGGCAAGACTCTGACATCTTATTAATAGGCACTACTCTTTATTTTCCCAAATAGTACATTGGTTtatcatcttttcttttctttgtgtaTTGATTGTCCATTCATCCATCTCAACATTGGCCCTGCAGTTGTTTGGTAGAGTTTTCCTTTGAGAGAATGGCACGCACTTTAAGATCATAAATTATGTCTGAAACATACCTCTATTTCATCCCCTTACTTGAATCACATGTATGACAGATATCCAGGGTGAATTAATAAGATGGATCCAAAATAGTTAATCCTTTAGAATTAAATCTGATCACATAATTGATTTTAGATAAACTTTTAATTGTTTGTTGTCCCATAACAAAAGATTTCATAATTGATTCTAgatctataattaattataaattaaagtaattttaagtAGTTTTCACATCagatcaaaattttatattaaattatacttttaatttgattttataataaaaatatttaaatgtaaatcatatcaaataaaaattaattttaactaaaatcaaTTATGTTGATAATCAATTTTCTCAATGTTTATTCAAACAGACTAAAGCATTTCTATTTCACATCTCACTCAAGTTACAGTCCTACACTAAAAAGGATTTCATAAGCTTTTTCTCTCAGCTAAAGACTCAAGTTTAGAATTTACTTTCTTTTAACCCTCTCAAGAGAAAATACTTTAAACAGATCGCATATGGATTCTTTACTTGATAGGCACTTGAGAATTGAGACACATTATGTTCTTTGGAGTTTCAATTTGAAATCATGTATAGTGGAGGATAAATTCTAGTTCCACAATCTATAAATGTTGCAACAAAGATATATAGTATTTCGAACCTTATATCTTTCAGTTGCTACTGTAGTATTGTATTGCTTAGATATTTGGTCATCTTAAACATaggaatttatttttgtttcaaagtaTTATGCTTGTAACTATTTAATGATAGtgtaaataatgtaaaatagaaTTTCCTATTCTAAACAGAGTATTTCAGTTATGTAATTTTGAGGTCTGTTTGTTCCTCAATCATGTTTGTGCTCTGTGTTCCTATTCTCACTTTCATCTTCCTTTCTTATTTGGGTGCTTATTTGTTCTTTTCCCCAACTTCCTGATGTCACAAATTTCTGGCAGAGGTTCGGGTTGCAATTTCACTGATTGTTCCTTTTTCTTCTGTTAATAAATAGTATGTTAAAAAGAGAATGTTACTAGCATTTCTTACTATTGCAATTCAATTCTTCCCTCCCCTCATTCCTTCAACTAAGAAAAAGAATTTGATCTTCGGCTTATATCATAGAATCAGGGCTTGGAGGCAGCTACCTCTAACACTTTAACATAGCTGAATAATCCATGTTTGGTATAAAGGCGAGTTTTTATGTTGGCTTTTGTCTACCGAGAGCCTAACACAACTCTCCTCCTTAACCCGGACTTGGGACCAACTATGAAGAAATATAGGCGGAGTAAACACCTAGTATAGCTATGCTAGTTTATTTTGTTAGCTAGATACATTCATGCAAAACACCATGTGCATGGAAGTTGGAAATGTTGCAGCGCGTATTTCAATGTAAATCCAtcagataaaaacaaaatgaatacaAAAGCAAGGGTCCTAATCTATTGGAAgaattatttttgtcttaaaCGTAATTTGTAACTGATTTCCAAACATGCTCCATGTTGTTACATGcaaaataggaaaaatattttctttctgcatagataaacatcaacataacattcctcatcttttgctcTTTTGATCATGTTTAGGTTGTTCTTGTGGTTCAGATAGTATGTTGGACAGGGCAGTTCATTGGTCATGGAGTATTTGAGGTTAGCTATTGTTATATCAACTCAATCTCTAACTTAAACATTTCTTATATTAATGTGTCTGAGAATGAGATCATACATTTTCAGAAACGAGCTCCTGCTCTTTTGGATAACCTCATTCAGGCCTTTGTAATGGGTCCTTTCTTTGTATTGCTAGAGGTATTGTACCTACAACTACAAATTTCAGATTTTAGATTCCTAATACTATTTTCTCTCTTGCATGGTTCTTTacctttccttgatattaattagtttattgcTTGAATATGTAGTAGTAATCATTTATATCAGGCTATAACTATAAGTCTATAAAGGCTACTTGTTTAATGCAGGTTCTCCAGACTTTATTTGGTTATGAGCCATATCCAGGATTTAATTCAACAGTGAAAGCAAAAGTTGAAGCCAACATAAATGAGTGGCAAGAAAGTAAGCAGAAACTAATATCTTAGCTTCTTCTTAAGTTTGTGCATCTTTAAAAGTTAAATGATCTCCCCCAACAGAGGAAGAATAAAAGCTACAAATGATCATATATGTATGGTACTAGGGTATATATGCCTTTCAGGATAATTGTGTATATGCCTTGTATATTTGTTGAGAAGACACAGTATATCATATTATCATGGGCATGCTACTATGTTATTCTAATAGAAGCATCGACTCTGTATTTTGTTCGTGTGGTTTGAATACTCTCTTTGGACGTGGCAATATATGAACAGGTGATTGTGTAAAAATGTTTACACTAACATTTGATTGCTCAAAATTAATTGGTATAGGAAATAACATTTATCGTGGTCCCTATATCCTGGTTTTGTGGGCCTCTATTTTCAAGGTCCCTTTATCCCTTCTATCTTTGATAAATGTCATGAATGATTGCGATACTTATGTAAGTATAGTCGtactttttaaaacaacattttggttggaaaaaaaattcaaactattcctttatgtatataattttttttccatttattaGACTTTTGAACTTGAGATGTTATTAAAAGATTCGATGTTAATTTCACTAGGTTCATAATATTGGTTCCTGTCAATAGCTTTATGAATAAGTAAACAAGGGTTTGACGTGTTAAATTTATCAGATGAACTGAATGCATGCCTAAAGTGCTTGATCATAATTCTGATTTCTGAAGACGTGTTAgtcaagaaaaaattataattctagCTTGTCTCGTATTTTTAAGAAACGTTGAATGTAAAAGGTATTTTAAATTCCACTTTGCTGACCACTACCAAATGGATAATTAGCAATCATTGTTGCAAGATAATGAATAGCAAAACcgtttgaaatttgaagttgcCTTCAATATAATGTCTATATCTCGGTTGAGTCAAGCTTTATTCCTTGTAAACTTGAGCCACATCCCTTTTATGCGTTAAGATTACCAATAAGAGAAAATTAcgcattttgaaattgaatacgAGACTTACCttgatataattattataatgtcATTAGTCTGGGTTACTGTTTTCCATTACAAGTTTTTAGGAGACTATTAACTTATTATGCAAATCAATATATACTTGTAATTTAAGTATTGAAGTATAAGTgattaatgtattaaaattataattgaattgttgataaaaataatttttttgccaaattttatttctctttgaattaagttttttttatttgtaaaaactcAGATATGAgatcttgtttaaaaaaatcgaatctaatattactttattttattttgtagaatctttcttttcaatcatattttttttatctataagatTTTAATCtgaaatcttatttaaattatctaatttaatattacttAAACCACAACAatctatcaaatatttttgtatacatGACATGGTGAATAAAGAAAATTCAGTTGTTTGAGAATGAAGGCTTGAGTAATATGGTTCATCATATTAACTTCGTTTATTAATTAGCAATATTATGTCACGGCATTGAAGTGCTTATGTGGATTTACACAAGTCCAAATAAATGCTGCATTTCATCCGTTTCGTGTCCTAGACCAATTAAACATCCCTAGAATGCTAAGCACTCAAACCAAATTAAATACTAgcaaatcaatatgaaaatgaaTATAGATACATTTTACATAATACATTTAACACAAACACACACGACTCATTCAAATGATTAGTTTGTCTAACTTctactttaatttatattaactaGCAATTTTCTGACGAAACAAACACAAGGATTTGTACTTTTATAAAGGGGTGAACCTCAGCcacatattattatatattatatataatagtgCATGCACATGCCAACCTTCTCAACACGTCATTTCCAATTCTATATCGATCAACACCGCCGTTATCATTTGGGATAAGCAACCCACAAGGTGCCACCAATCACGaattaaattaatagtaatTGGTTTGAAAACTCCTTTCTGCTTCAATTATTGACTCGCAGTACATAATTtgccaattatatatatatatatatatatatatatatatatatatacttggtcaaaataaataatcattgtGATGATGTGCACGATGGAAACTGGTGGCTTAGCCTTATTTGGCTTCAAATGCTACCCAAGCATGATCTAAGCCTCCAGTTTGAATTTGAACTgtataagaataagaataaggAATCTAATTCcatgtttttgaatttaaattaggAGCTAATACTTGTACGTTTACATAAAGATAAATGTTCAcaataattagattttttattgaataaccTGATTACTCTTAATAATGGGACTCATGTGCAATTTtactaaataatataaaaaaaagtgttgagAAAAGTGTTACTTAATGAATGGTATTTCTTAcaaagagtatatatatatatacaatttctATGGGAGCTATCTGATTGGATATCACtgaaaattcttatatttatatatatatatatatatatatatatatttacaaagaaTCTTCAGGATTATTTAATTGGTGACGCTTATCGTCATGTCCAAATAatccaatttcattttttttaatattttttttggcattATCCTCTTTGATAATACACTTGGTTCACAAATATGGTGGGGTTGATGGTGCTATTTTGTTTCACTTGGTACTTCCCTGAATCTGCTGCATAAGGGATTTCAACCGGCTGTGGTTTTACGAACGGGTCTATTCCACCATTGGCAgtgttaatttgaaaatcaaaggtTGAATTGTATGTGGCATCAGATAATATATGTGATATTGGACCCAAGTAATCCATTTCCAAAAGATGAGTAAGGGAACTAGTCCTTGGAAATTTCACCATTTCTTGTTCACTGTCATTGTTTGCTGGTGTAAGATTGATTTGGGCTATTGGGTATTCCTCTTTTGCCTCCATTGACTTTCCAATGTTCTTCTTCTTGTAGATCCTACACAAGACCCAGTCGTCTAGCTGATGACATATCCATGTACAAGAGTAAggttaactaattaaaaaaaaaacattaaatagcAAACTTAGAGTAATTTCAAAccgttaaaatatataatatataggaATTAAAGAGTTTTTTCGTGGCAACAGTCCtatctgattaaaaaaaagaattttgttgttttaataATCTTACCTGATTTGAAGAGAATTACTTctgataaaaaatatgttgttttgtaccaaaaatatatactaacaaGTAAGGCAAAGGCTTACCCTCATGGATCCAACTTGTCTATTGGCTTGTCTTCTTGATCCAATTAATCTATACTCATGCATAATCCAATCTGTCTTGAGACCCTttggtggcttacccttataaAAAACCAAAGCCTTCTTCACCCCTACATGCTTAGACCCACTATAGATTGCTTTATCTGTGCCAGTGGCCTTCCAATACCCAGACACGGTTGCTCTATTAGGCCTCACCCCATTTGGATACTTCCTCTCTCGTGGACTAAAGAAGTACCACTCCTTTTCTCCAAAGTCTGTTTTTTCTGTATTTCATGAGAAATCAACATGTAAGAACAAGTGAAACATGCACATGAACATATTATAATAAGGTGCAACATATTCAAATATAGACAATAGTCACAaaggtttaattttattttttttctgtcaaAACAGAAGTCAGGTACCAAGGATTTATAATATAGCCCACGCACTTTACTCAACCAATTGAGTTAGACTTTCTTATAAGCACAAAAGTTTTATTAGCAAGTGATATTGTAATATATGCTAATACATGTAATTACCAGGTAATTCCCATGGATCAAACTTATAGATATCCACTTCTGGGATGATTGATGCAGGGCATGGTCTTGATGTGGCTTGGTTGCAAAGATAGTAAACAATTAGTTCTTCATCAGTGGGATGAAACCTGAAGCCAGGTGGGAGTACAGAGCTTGTTCTGTTCTCCATTGagttaaaatgaaaatcaaaacaagTTTGAATTGAAAACTATATGGAATAGTTTTCTGTTGGCTTCTTTTGCTAATTATTGGGACAAGAGAgggaaaggatttttttttgtaaggagAAGATTGAAAGCAAAGCTTAGAGAGAAATCAGGGTGTTTGAAATGTTTGCAATGAAGTGGAGGCCCCTTTTATCTTTGAGGTTTCTTCGTTTGTGTGGAGGAGTTGCATGGCTTTGATTGGTTCCTAAGATGACTTTTCTGCACCTTAGTATATGCGTCATCTCACCATAATGCACGAGATTCCTTATCTATATAATACTAATATCATATAATatctccaacaaaaaaaatcatataatata is a window from the Glycine max cultivar Williams 82 chromosome 2, Glycine_max_v4.0, whole genome shotgun sequence genome containing:
- the LOC100306243 gene encoding 2-hydroxy-palmitic acid dioxygenase mpo1-like isoform X2; the encoded protein is MALGRRSGLFALEKHFAFYGAYHSNKINIAIHVLFVWPIFFSALLILYFVPLPPLFNLQNLEFSMWENYVILVWNVGFLVALLYSVFYVSLDLKAGSLAALLCALCWIGSSFVASQLGLSLAWKVVLVVQIVCWTGQFIGHGVFEKRAPALLDNLIQAFVMGPFFVLLEVLQTLFGYEPYPGFNSTVKAKVEANINEWQESKQKLIS
- the LOC100306243 gene encoding 2-hydroxy-palmitic acid dioxygenase mpo1-like (The RefSeq protein has 2 substitutions compared to this genomic sequence), with translation MALGRRSGLFALEKHFAFYGAYHSNKINIAIHVLFVWPIFFSALLILYFVPLPPLFNLQNLEFSMWGNYVISVWNVGFLVALLYSVFYVSLDLKAGSLAALLCALCWIGSSFVASQLGLSLAWKVVLVVQIVCWTGQFIGHGVFEKRAPALLDNLIQAFVMGPFFVLLEVLQTLFGYEPYPGFNSTVKAKVEANINEWQESKQKLIS
- the LOC100306243 gene encoding 2-hydroxy-palmitic acid dioxygenase mpo1-like isoform X1 — encoded protein: MALGRRSGLFALEKHFAFYGAYHSNKINIAIHVLFVWPIFFSALLILYFVPLPPLFNLQNLEFSMWENYVILVWNVGFLVALLYSVFYVSLDLKAGSLAALLCALCWIGSSFVASQLGLSLAWKVVLVVQIVCWTGQFIGHGVFEKRAPALLDNLIQAFVMGPFFVLLEATCLMQVLQTLFGYEPYPGFNSTVKAKVEANINEWQESKQKLIS
- the NAC26 gene encoding NAC domain protein (The RefSeq protein has 1 substitution compared to this genomic sequence); its protein translation is MENRTSSVLPPGFRFHPTDEELIVYYLCNQATSRPCPASIIPEVDIYKFDPWELPEKTDFGEKEWYFFSPRERKYPNGVRPNRATVSGYWKATGTDKAIYSGSKHVGVKKALVFYKGKPPKGLKTDWIMHEYRLIGSRRQANRQVGSMRLDDWVLCRIYKKKNIGKSMEAKEEYPIALINLTPANNDSEQEMVKFPRTSSLTHLLEMDYLGPISHILSDATYNSTFDFQINTANGGIDPFVKPQPVEIPYAADSGKYQVKQNSTINPTIFVNQVYYQRG